AGATCATGattgcataaaataaataaaagtagcaTGATGAATGCATCCAAATGTAACTGAGGAAAAGTAATGATTTTCTcaaaaaatctactcaagtaagaTTAAAAGTATGATTCATTAAAACTACTGACTAGTACAATTTACTCAAAAAAGTTACTTCAGTACATGTAACGGAGTAAATGTAACTCGTTACTACCCACCTCTGTAgacattaaaatgtttgctgtatttttcagaAATAGAAACGGAGGTTAATGTGAATCTATTGCAGCTTCTTAGCAGTGGATGTCCATTATACTGATCCTTAAATAAATTCCACTGAATACACATGAAAAGCTCTAATGCGTGCTGTTTACTAAGGACAGCTTGTAAACTAAATACTGGCACTCCCTCAAGTGGTcagtgagaaaaatgttttgctgatgTTTTTCCTGTGGAGTTtccttgtaaacaaacacagctctttgtctttctttgccttttgatatttaattttaGACCGTTTGAGATGAACAGAAAAGTTTGGCTGAAAATACGTGACAGCTCTAGTCAGTACCGTGTGGtctaataaaacatttgtgtatgTGGTTACTACAAGGTCGGTGAGCTGAGTGCAGAAGACCTGAAGAAGCAGCAGGCCGTTCAGACGTCTGACCCCTACTCTTCCGACCCTAAGCGTCACCCGGTCCTGCGCATCAACAGCCTCAAACCCTTCAATGCTGAGCCACCTCCTGAAATCCTCTCTGACAGCTTCATCACCCCCTCCGCTATCTTCTTCAAAAGAAACCACCTGCCAGTTCCCCAGGTGGACCCGGCTTCATATGAGCTGCACGTGGCGGGGCTACACGGAGGAGTGCTGTCGCTGTCTTTAGAAGAGCTGAAGACTCGATTCCCCAAACACACGGTCACTGCCACGCTGCAGTGTGCCGGTAACCGCCGCTCTGAGATGAATAAGGTCAAGCAGGTGAAAGGACTGAACTGGGGCATCGCTGCGATCAGTAACGCTACGTGGAGCGGTGCGAGGCTCAGGGATGTGCTGCTGGCAGCGGGTTACAGGCCAGATGTGGCCCAGTGGGCATCCCATGTTCACTTTGAAGGACTGGACAAAGACGCGACCGGGACTGCCTACGCTGCTTCCATCCCTCTAAACAAGGCAGTTAGTGAGGAAGGTGATGTGCTGCTGGCTTACGAAATGAACGGCGAGGATCTCCCTGCCGACCACGGCTACCCTGTCCGGGTTGTGGTTCCAGGCATAGTGGGGGCGCGCAACGTTAAGTGGCTAGGGAAGATCATAGTGAGTGCAGAAGAAAGCACCAGCCACTGGCAGCAGAACGACTACAAGGGCTTCTCCCCTGGGACCGACTGGGACAATGTGGACTTCAAGTCTGCCCCGGCCATCCAAGAGCTGCCCATTCAGTCGGCTATCACCACACCAGCAGACGGCACTGTGGTTGATCGCAGTGTTAACGAGTTGACGGTGAAGGGTTACGCCTGGAGTGGCGGGGGCAGAGAGGTGGTACGTGTAGATGTTTCTCTGGACGGTGGAAAGACGTGGCAGGTGGCCCAGCTGAGGAGCAGCGAGACGGGACAAGCGCCAGAACCCTCGCCCCCACTGGGACGGGCCTGGGCTTGGAAGCTGTGGGAGATAAcggctcctcttcctcctgaggCCCAGGAGCTGGAGATAGTCTGCAAGGCGGTCGACAACAGTTACAACATGCAGCCGGACACAATTCCTCCCATCTGGAACCTGAGGGGCGTACTGAGTAACGCCTGGCACAGAGTGAAG
Above is a genomic segment from Micropterus dolomieu isolate WLL.071019.BEF.003 ecotype Adirondacks linkage group LG18, ASM2129224v1, whole genome shotgun sequence containing:
- the suox gene encoding sulfite oxidase, mitochondrial gives rise to the protein MLLLRRCHSLTRFGPLNTQRHQVAPGVASCAARLWSSSEDQRSHQRTHGPSWRHALAGLLAGTGAVLAYGLHHHKAEQANTIRVQTIENTSALPTFTQEEVTRHRSLQDGVWVTYKGGVYDITEFVAMHPGGDKILLAAGGDLEPFWALYAVHKQEHVLEILSEYKVGELSAEDLKKQQAVQTSDPYSSDPKRHPVLRINSLKPFNAEPPPEILSDSFITPSAIFFKRNHLPVPQVDPASYELHVAGLHGGVLSLSLEELKTRFPKHTVTATLQCAGNRRSEMNKVKQVKGLNWGIAAISNATWSGARLRDVLLAAGYRPDVAQWASHVHFEGLDKDATGTAYAASIPLNKAVSEEGDVLLAYEMNGEDLPADHGYPVRVVVPGIVGARNVKWLGKIIVSAEESTSHWQQNDYKGFSPGTDWDNVDFKSAPAIQELPIQSAITTPADGTVVDRSVNELTVKGYAWSGGGREVVRVDVSLDGGKTWQVAQLRSSETGQAPEPSPPLGRAWAWKLWEITAPLPPEAQELEIVCKAVDNSYNMQPDTIPPIWNLRGVLSNAWHRVKVKINEDESKK